One window from the genome of Bacillus rossius redtenbacheri isolate Brsri chromosome 12, Brsri_v3, whole genome shotgun sequence encodes:
- the LOC134537703 gene encoding uncharacterized protein LOC134537703, with protein sequence MKCFEKISDDEAIDVLRRLHDLPTKNQQDTFIQSLIDIHDVDRRRPRKKEGARIVDKVYKYYVIIGHVKREVCYKAFLSLFAITDKRVKRIRKLALLGKSPVDERGKTSSANTLPPEVREKIRNHILSFPVKCTKYTGKTKSYLDARLSVKSMYNLFKDKNPDINCSYQFFIKFFNENFSLSFGRPQVDCCCTCEELKLKIKSPHINEAAKRCAAAELMIHRRRAKKFYNELKKERDCKTEPHVLSICMDYMQNIQLPRIPVQETFYMRQLTVNVCCIHNIKEHSAMLYLYHEGTANKGPNEVCSLLTDYLNTVPPEIKEIRIFSDNCSGQNKNHSLARLLLALTQTGRFNKIKQFFPIRGHSFLPCDRDFSMIKRQLRKHDRLYSLREITELVIKSSNNNKFMVTHVKSEHIFDYKNWWPQYYKKSVVSEETRPRSVPKDDKQQFGISSFMHFSFSQEMPGTIVARKFINGMVLHTFCLRQAMTNPEFPPCIAYPEGKVPIKKKKLDDIRKLLPYIPEEHKQFYIDISNWPTAENIDLEVQDD encoded by the coding sequence ATGAAGTGTTTTGAGAAGATCTCAGATGATGAAGCTATTGATGTGCTAAGACGTTTGCATGATTTGCCTACAAAAAATCAACAAGACACATTTATTCAATCTCTGATTGATATACATGATGTTGATCGCCGTCGACCTCGGAAGAAAGAGGGGGCAAGAATTGTTGACAAAGTTTACAAATACTATGTTATTATAGGCCATGTAAAGAGAGAGGTATGTTACAAAGCTTTCTTATCATTGTTTGCTATTACTGATAAACGAGTGAAGAGGATTAGAAAACTTGCTTTATTGGGCAAAAGTCCCGTTGATGAAAGAGGGAAAACATCAAGTGCTAACACACTTCCACCTGAAGTTCGGGAAAAAATCAGAAACCACATTCTTAGCTTTCCAGTTAAATGCACAAAATACACTGGTAAAACAAAATCATATCTCGATGCCAGACTGTCTGTAAAGTCCATGTATAATCTATTCAAAGATAAAAATCCTGACATTAACTGCAGTTATCAGTTTTTCATTAAGTTTTTCAATGAAAACTTTTCTCTATCATTTGGCAGACCCCAGGTTGATTGCTGCTGTACTTGTGAggagttaaaacttaaaattaaaagccCTCACataaatgaagcagccaagaggTGTGCGGCAGCGGAACTAATGATTCACAGAAGGAGGGCAAAGAAGTTttataatgaacttaaaaaagaACGAGACTGCAAAACTGAACCACACGTTCTGTCCATCTGTATGgattatatgcaaaatattcaaTTGCCACGAATCCCAGTTCAAGAGACTTTCTATATGAGGCAGTTAACAGTCAATGTTTGCTGCATACATAACATAAAGGAACATAGTGCTATGTTATACCTTTATCATGAGGGTACAGCCAACAAAGGCCCAAATGAAGTGTGCTCACTTTTAACGGATTATTTGAACACGGTTCCTCCAGAAATTAAGGAGATAAGGATTTTCTCTGACAACTGTTCTGGCCAAAACAAAAACCACTCACTGGCACGTTTGTTATTGGCTTTAACACAAACTGGtcgatttaataaaataaaacagttctTCCCCATCAGGGGTCATTCGTTTCTCCCCTGTGACCGAGATTTTTCAATGATTAAAAGACAGCTGAGGAAACATGACCGTTTATATTCCTTAAGAGAAATCACTGAATTAGTAATCAAGAgcagtaataataataagtttaTGGTGACACATGTGAAATCGGAACACATATTCGATTACAAAAATTGGTGGCCTCAATATTACAAAAAGTCTGTCGTTTCAGAAGAAACGCGCCCGAGATCAGTTCCGAAAGATGATAAGCAACAGTTTGGCATAAGTTCCTTCATGCATTTTTCTTTTAGTCAAGAAATGCCTGGAACAATTGTTGCACGAAAATTTATCAATGGTATGGTACTACATACTTTTTGTTTGCGGCAAGCAATGACGAACCCCGAATTTCCACCATGCATTGCTTATCCAGAAGGGAAGgtccccattaaaaaaaagaaactagaTGACATACGAAAACTTCTGCCCTATATTCCCGAGGAGCATAAACAATTTTACATTGATATTTCTAACTGGCCAACAGCTGAAAACATTGATTTGGAAGTACAAGATGATTAA